The segment TAAGCAACAGACAGGAAAGACTTTCACGCAGTATTTACACGACTATCAAAATGGAATATATGAATAAAAAAAGCCAGCCCCGAAAGGCCGGCTTTCTGTTATCTGATTGATATCCTTATTATCAATGGCATAACATTTCTGGAGTGATCGCTGTAAATTCAGCGGCATCCGACTTGCGGAGCTTGATGCTTCCGTCGTTCCAGTTAGATGGCCAGCCACCGATGATATGACCTAAGAACACCGCTTTGATTTCATGTAATCCCTTTGCCAAAGCAACTGAATTGTCATGACGGGAGAAGCGTTTTACTTCACCGCCATTGTTAACCAACAACTTGCCGTCGATCCAGACTTCTTCCAAATCAGATGAAATGAAATAAACACCATCTTCCGGAATATTTACATAACCTGTTGCTACGGCAGCATATTGGTTAACTCCACGCATCGATTCAGATGTTTCAACCACCGAACGGATTTCCTTCAGGTCTTTGATAACCGATTTCTTCGTTTCCTTCTTGGCTGCTTCCAGTTCCTTTACATTCAGATACATGCCATCTGTTACTTCCATATTCAGGCCCGGAGTCGTTTGAGCGACTTCCTTGGCAGGAGCCAGCGACTGCTTTTCTACCTGAATCGTACGGATCGGACTCATTTTGCCTGAAGGCAATACCGAAGCAATCTTCAAGGTTGTAGTTTTGCTGATTTCAATCGGAGCCGTGTAGGCTGTTGAAGCCGGAGTCGGTTCGCTGCCATCCAAGGTATAAACCATCTTGATCGGGCGGGTTGTCTTGAATTCCAGCGAAGCCTTGTCGGTAAATGCGACGAAGTTGCATGAACCGTTCGGCTGTTCAGGCAGCGGAATATGGTAGTTGATCGCATGACCATCCAGACGGACGTAAGCGTTTTCGATACGACGTTCGAAGTCCTTATAATCTTTCCGGTCCAAGTTCGTCCAACCGATTTCAGCAACGGCCAGAATACGTGGGAAAATCATATAATCACGTTTGGCTTCATCATACATGTATTCAGACCATGTATTTCCCTGAACACCCAAAATATAATCGCTTTTTCCCATCGCAGCCAATGTATCCGGTATCGGATTATAGCTGTATGTCTTTTCCAACAACGTATAACCGCCAATCGTCACCGGTTCAATCTTCGGATCGCCCTGGTAAGCATCCAGGTACATGCCGTTTCCACCCGGAGTCATGATAACGGTATGATCCATCAAAGCGGCAGCAATACCTCCTTCTTCACCACGCCATGACATCACTGTTGCCGAAGGAGCCAGACCGCCTTCCAGGATTTCATCCCAACCGATAATCTTTTTCCCTTTAGTCTCCAGGTATTTTTCCATACGCTGGATGACATAGCTCTGCAGTTTTTCTTCTGCCGAGTGTTTTCCGTCAGCTTTCAGTCCTTCCGCTTTGATACGTTTCTGACAGAGCGGACAGTTCTTCCAGCTGGTCTTCGGACATTCATCTCCTCCGATATGGAAATATTCACTTGGGAAAAGAGGAACCATTTCATCGATCACATCCTGCAGGAAAGTAAACATGTCTTCCTTGCCCGGACACATTACGATATCTTCAACACCCCAGATGATACGCGGAGTTCCCGGCTCACCTTTACAAGACAAATTCGGATAAGCCGCAATGGCTGCCATTTCATGTCCCGGCAATTCCAGTTCGGGTACGACCGTAATGAAATGGTCGGCCGCATATTTCACAACATCCTTTATTTCTTCCTGCGTATAATATCCACCATATTCGGTTCCTTCGCCGTCGATACGCTTCGAACCGATCTCAGTCAGTTTCGGATACTTCTTGATCTCAATACGCCAACCCTGGTCGTCTGTCAAATGCCAGTGGATACGGTTGATCTTGAACAACGACAGGACGTCAATGTATTTCTTGACATTCTCAACCGGCATGAAATGACGGCAAGGGTCCAGCATAATACCACGGTAACCGAAGCGAGGAGCATCTTTTATGCTGACAGCAGGAGCTTGCCAGGCTATTCCGTTTACCTTCGACGGGCTTTCAATCTCGGCCGGCAATAATTGCAGGAATGACTGCATGCCATAGAACAGACCTTGCGTCGTTTTGGCTACAACCTTGACGGCATCTTTCGATACTTCCAATGAATAACCCTCGTCGTTGGGCACATCGAGAGACGAATCTAACGACAACAGGATATTACCTTTTTCTGCCACCTGAATGTCCAGACCGGTTGACGTTCTCATCTTTGCCGCAAAGAATTCGGCAATTGTCTTTGCTTCCGGACTTACTGCCGTGATAGCCGTATGGCTGTTCAAACGGAAGAATCCATCTTGCTGAACTAGGCTCTGTGGAGTAGGGATGATGTTGATTCCCTGGTTGTACGACTTCACTTCGCCCTGGGGTTCAGCACAGGAAGCTAAAAAACATAAGGCCATACCGGCACAAAATGTTGCTAAAAGCTTCTTCATGTTACTGTGTTTTTTGAGATATTTAAAAGTTGATTGAATATTACCAAGCAAAAATAGGATATTCTTTCATGATGCTGTTTACCTTTTCGCGAACGGCTGTGATCGTCTTGTCGCATTCAGGTGCTGCTAAAACAGTATCAATCATCTCGACGATTTCACCCATCAGTTCTTCCTTCGCACCACGAGTCGTAATAGCCGGCGTACCGATACGGATACCAGATGTCTGGAAAGCAGAACGGCTGTCAAACGGAACCATGTTCTTATTAACTGTAATGTCGGCAGCTACCAGTGCTTTTTCAGCAACTTTACCGGTCAGATCAGGGAACTTCGTACGCAGATCGATCAACATACTGTGGTTATCGGTACCACCCGAAATGATCTTATATCCTTTATCTATGAATGCTTGTGCCATAGTAGCGGCATTCTTCTTCACCTGAGTCTGGTAGTCTTTATATTCCGGTTCCAAAGCTTCGCCGAAGGCTACGGCCTTAGCAGCAATAACATGTTCCAGCGGTCCTCCCTGAATGCCCGGGAATACGGCAGAATCCAATAACTGAGACATTTTCTTGATTTCGCCCTTCGGTGTCTTCTTTCCCCAAGGATTTTCGAAGTCTTTACCCAGCAAGATGATACCACCGCGAGGTCCACGCAATGTCTTGTGAGTGGTAGACGTTACGATATGAGCATATTCCAACGGATTATTCAATAAACCTGCCGCAATCAAACCTGCCGGATGCGCCATATCAATCATCAGCAAAGCACCTACTTCGTCGGCGATTTGACGCATACGCTTATAATCCCATTCACGTGAGTATGCCGAACCGCCACCAATGATCAATTTCGGTTTTTCGCGCAGAGCCACTTCTTCCATCTGGTCATAATCCACACGACCGGTTTCTTCTTTTACATTATATTCAACTGGATGATACAAGATACCAGAACTGTTTACTGATGAGCCGTGAGAAAGGTGTCCGCCGTGTGCCAGGTTCAAGCCCATAAAAGTATCACCCGGCTTCAGAACAGCCAACAATACAGCGGCATTGGCCTGAGCTCCTGAGTGAGGCTGTACATTCACCCATTCAGCATGGAATAATTTTTTCAGGCGTTCGATCGCAATCGTTTCGCTCTGGTCAACGACCTCGCATCCGCCATAATAACGCTTACCGGGATAACCTTCGGCATACTTATTTGTCAAGCAGCTACCCATTGCCTGCATTACTTGATCACTTACAAAATTCTCTGAAGCAATCAGTTCAATACCTTTCAGCTGGCGCTGATGTTCTTTCTCAATGATGTCAAAAATGATGTTGTCTCTTTTCATTACCTTAAAAGATTAGTAAATGAATGGTATAGTTTAAAAATGTTTACTTGCAAATATAGTCATTTTTTCGGTTTCCTATCATTTATAAGGGATAATTGAGACGGGAGAATATGTTAATAGGGAGAAAGGAAATTGATTCTCGGGAGATTTAAATACAATTCTAACTGGAAAGTAATCTTTTGACATATATGGAAAAGCTTTACCACAACTGTCAAAAAGCTTTTCCACATATATAATAAAGCTTTTCGACAGTTGTCAAACAATTAAAAAGTAACGAGAATCATATTCAAAAGTAACGGGAATAAGTGCTGGAAGTCATATACAGCGTATTCAAATACAAAGAGGCGATAACAAAAAAGGCAAGACCGGAAACCTCTCTTTCGAAAGGTTTTCCTGCCTTGCCTTTTTATCTTTATCTGAAATAGCGGAAGAAGAGTGAATTTATTCGGATTTCTTCTTCACAGATGTTATAATTTTCTGTTCGTTTGTATCAAAATCGACTACCATTGTATCACCTTCTGTAACCGATGAACGGATGATCAGTTCTGCCATCTCGTCTTCCAGGTATTTCTGGATAGCTCGTTTCAGCGGACGGGCGCCGAACTGTACATCATAACCTTTTGAGGCCACAAAATCTTTGGCTGCATCAGTAATCTCGAGTGAATAACCCAAATCTTTCACACGTTTGTACAAGCCTTTCAGTTCGATGTCAATAATCTTGTAAATGGCCTCTTTATCCAACTGATCGAACATGATGATATCATCAATACGATTCAGGAATTCGGGCGCAAATGCTTTGTTCAAGGCTTTATGGATTACACCTCTCGAGAAGTCTTTGTCCACTTCGCCTGCCATTTGTGTATTGAAACCGACACCACGGCCGAAATCTTTCAACTGGCGCGTACCGATATTGGAGGTCATGATCAGGATCGTATTCTTGAAATCAATCCGACGACCCAAACTGTCTGTCAGACGTCCTTCGTCGAGTACCTGCAACAACAGATTGAATACGTCCGGATGTGCCTTCTCTATTTCGTCGAGCAAGACAACCGAATACGGTTTCCGGCGAACCTTTTCCGTTAATTGTCCGCCTTCTTCATAACCAACGTATCCCGGAGGCGCTCCAATCAGACGTGACACGGCAAACTTCTCCAAGTATTCACTCATATCAATACGGATCAGCGCATCGGCCGAATCAAACAGATATTCTGCCAGCTTCTTGGCCAGATGTGTTTTACCAACACCCGTCGGTCCGAGGAACATAAACGTACCGATCGGCTTGTTCGGATCCTTCAGTCCGACACGGTTACGCTGAATAGCTTTCACAATCTTATGCACGGCATCATCTTGTCCGACTACCTTGCTCTTCAAGATATCCGCCATTTCCAGTAGACGGACATTTTCGGCTTTAGCAATTCGCTGTACCGGTACACCAGACATCATGGCAACAACTTCTGCCACTTTGTCTTCATCTACCGTTTCCCGATGTTCCTGCATTTCTTTTTCCCACTTGGCCTTGGCCGACTCCAAGTCCATCAGATACTGTCTTTCCTTATCCCGAAAACTGGCAGCCAGCTCAAAGTTCTGCGATTTCACCGCAGCCAGCTTTTCATTCTTCGTCTCTTCAATCTTGGCTTCCAGCTCTTCAATGCTTTTCGGCACTGTAATGTTCGAGATATGCACACGCGAACCGGCTTCGTCTAAAGCGTCGATGGCCTTATCCGGGAAATTCCGATCGCTAATATAACGCTCCGTCAATTTGACACACGCCGCCAACGCTTCCGGTGTATAATAAACATTGTGATGCTCTTCGTACCGGTCTTTGATGTTGTTCAGAATCTGCAACGTCTCTTCTGCGGTAGTCGGATCTACAATTACCTTCTGGAAACGACGCTCCAGAGCTCCATCTTTCTCGATGTTCTTACGATACTCATCCAACGTAGTAGCACCAATGCACTGAATCTCGCCTCTTGCCAATGCCGGTTTCAGCATATTGGCCGCATCCATCGAACCGGCAGCCGAACCGGCGCCGACAATCGTATGAATCTCATCGATAAACAAAATGATATTCGGGTTCTTGGAAAGCTCGTTTAGAATAGCCTTGATACGTTCCTCAAATTGTCCGCGGTATTTCGTACCTGCCACAATAGACGCCATATCCAGGCTGATAACCCGCTTGTCAAACAAAATGCGGGAAACCTTCCGTTGCACGATACGCATAGCCAAACCTTCCACGATGGCAGATTTACCTACGCCCGGTTCTCCAATCAATACCGGATTGTTCTTCTTGCGGCGGCTCAGGATCTGTGCCAGACGTTCGATTTCCTTTTCCCGGCCAACGATCGGATCCAGACGGTTTTCGGCCGCAGCCCGAGTCATATCTGTTCCAAAGTTATCCAATACCGGCGTATCATTGGGCGATTTCGACGGAGCAGAACCCGTATTGCCAGAAGAAGAGGAGCGAGGATTGTCACGACGAGAGAAGTTATCATCTTCATCTTCTTCGTCATCATCCGTATATCCGTCTTCGATTTCCATCAGTTCTTCGTCGTTCGGTTCACGGTCAGTATGTATGTAATCGGGTTCAGATTCTTCTCTCAACTTCTCGAAAAGCGAAGAATAAGAAATACCGGCATCCATCAGGATACGGGCTGCTACATTATATTCTTCGCGCACAATGGCAAGCAGCAGATGTTCGGTATCTGTTTGGTCTTTGTGTAGATTACGTGCTTCAGCATCGCTCATCCGCAGTACACGTTCTGTCGTTTTGCTGACGGTAATTTCCTGGGTAGAGTAATCAGAATCGACGGTATTCTTGATTTCCTGTTCGATCAGCCGTTTGATTGTAAACGGATCGACATGAAAATCCTCCAGCAATTGATAAGCTTTTCCTGAACCATCGCGAATAATACCCAGCATCAGGTGTTCGGGGCCGATATACGTATTCTGTAAACGGCCGGCTTCTTCACGACTGTATTCAATCACGTCAATCAATCTTTCTGAATATTTATTTTTCATCCTTATAATATATATAGGTGTATAATAAGAAATCTCCTTTAGTTTTGCGGGCAAATATTAAAACAAGTCCATTGCAGGTTTTGCCAATTCTCTAAAACCAATATACAAATTGCAAAGATAAACTTTCTTAGGCAAACTTTCTCTTGTGGCTCTTTAAAATTTATCCGCAAACCGTTACTAATACTTCTATCAAATACTATGCCATCATCCTTTAAATAGCTTTAGAATGGGTTAAAATATAATTTTTAGGCCGAATTTCTTTCGTAATCGGCGGAAAAGCCTTACTTTAGTGCACTTTTTAATAGATTCAAAATCTAGTGTAATTAATATAAAACTAAATGGTTGATCAAGACAGAATTATAAAGATTAACATTGAGGAAGAAATGAAATCGGCCTACATAGATTATTCTATGTCGGTCATTGTATCTCGTGCTCTTCCTGATGTACGTGATGGTTTCAAGCCTGTTCATCGCCGTATATTATATGGTATGAACATGATTGGAAACACATCCGATAAAAAACATCTGAAATCTGCAAGAATTGTTGGTGAAGTTTTAGGTAAATACCATCCGCATGGCGACAGTTCCGTTTACGGAGCTCTGGTTCGTATGGCTCAATGGTGGTCTATGCGATATACTTTGGTCGACGGCCAGGGAAACTTCGGTTCAATGGATAATGATAGTCCGGCTGCCATGCGTTATACAGAAGCACGCCTTAGCAAACTGGCTGAAGAAATGCTTCGAGATATAGATAAAGATACAGTTGATTTTCAGTTGAACTTTGATGATTCATTGAAGGAACCGACTGTATTGCCTACCCGTATTCCGAATCTGCTGGTAAACGGAGCTTCGGGTATTGCCGTAGGTATGGCAACCAATATGCCGACACACAATTTGTCTGAAGTACTTGACGGTTGTATGGCTTACATCGATTCTCGTGGAGAAATTGATATAGAGGGCTTGATGCAATACATTAAAGCTCCGGATTTCCCGACAGGAGCCACTATTTACGGTTACGACGGAGTAAAGGAAGCCTTCATGACCGGACGTGGCCGTATCGTACTGCGGGGTAAAGCGGAGATTGAAGTAGAGAATAATCACGAACAGATCATCATTACAGAAATACCTTATCAGGTTATCAAATCAGACCTGGTAAAAAGTATTGCCGATCTGGTCAACGAAAAACGTATTGACGGTATTTCGGATGTGACGGACGAATCAAGCCGTGCCGGTCTGCGTATCGTTGTAGATGTAAAACGCGATGCCAATGCCCAGGTCGTTCTGAACAAACTATATAAAATGACTGCTCTGCAGTCTTCTTTCAGTGTTAATAACATTGCCCTGGTCAATGGACGTCCGCGTCTGTTGAACCTGAAAGATCTGATCAAGGCGTTTGTTGACCATCGTCATGAAGTCGTAATTCGTCGTACACGGTATGATCTGGCAAAAGCCGAAGAGCGTGCCCATATCCTGGAAGGGTTGATTATTGCTTCCGACAATATTGATGAAGTAATTGCCATCATCAAATCGTCGACAAGTCCGCAGGAAGCGATTGAACGATTAATGGAACGCTTCTCTTTGTCTGACCGTCAGGCTAGAGCCATTGTTGAAATGCGTTTACGCCAGCTGACAGGACTAGAACAAGACAAACTGCGTGCAGAATACGAAGAATTGGAAAAACAAATTGCCTACTTGAAAGAGATCCTCGAGAATGATGACCTTTGTATGAAGATTATCAAAGACGAATTGCAGGAAATCAAAGACAAGTATGGAGATGAACGTAAGACAGACATCATCTATGCTTCGGAAGATCTGAATCCGGAAGATTTCTATGCAGATGATGAGATGATCATTACCATCTCTCATATGGGCTATATCAAGCGGACCCCGCTGGCCGACTTCAAGGCTCAGGGACGAGGTGGCATAGGAGTGAAGGGATCAGAAACACGTGATGAAGACTTTATCGAATATATTTATCCGGCATCTATGCATGCGACGATGATGTTCTTCACCTCGAAGGGCCGTTGTTTCTGGCTGCCGGTATATCAGATTCCGGAAGGAACAAAGAATGCCAAGGGCCGCGCTATCCAGAATCTGTTGAACATTGAACCAGATGATAAGGTACAGGCCTTTATCCGGGTTAAGAAACTGACTACCGACACCGAGTTCGTCAATTCTCATTATCTGTTGTTCTGTACCAAGAAAGGTATCATCAAAAAGACTTGCTTGGAAGCCTATTCGCGTCCACGTCAGAATGGTGTTAATGCTATTACCTTGCGTGAAGATGACGGCTTGATTCAGGTTTGTATGACAAATGGAGATCGGGAAGTCTTGATTGCCAACAGAAATGGTCGTGCTATCCGCTTCCATGAAAGTGCTGTCCGGGAAATGGGACGTACAGCATCAGGTGTTCGAGGCATGACTCTCGACGACGATGGTATGGATGAAGTAGTCGGCATGGTTTGCATCAAAGACAAAGAAAAAGAAACGACATTGGTTGTTTCCGAACAAGGTTACGGCAAACGTTCACATATTGATGACTACCGAATCACAAATCGAGGAGGAAAAGGTGTAAAAACTTTGAATATTACAGAGAAAACCGGTAAATTAGTGGCCTTCTTGAACGTGACGGATGAGAATGATCTGATGATTATAAATAAGTCAGGTATTACGATTCGTACCAAAGTATCTGATTTGAGTATTATTGGTCGTGCAACGCAGGGAGTACGTCTGATCAATTTAGGAAAACGAAATGATGAAATCGCTTCTGTATGCAAGGTATTGACTGATTCGGAAGAACAGGCAGCTGCTGAAAAAGCGAGCGGAGAGGCAAAAGATCAGTCACAGGCTGAAATGAATAATGAAAATATAATTCAGCCAAGAGAAGACAATTCATCCGAAGAATAATAACAAAAAACCGATAGATAAACAAATAGAATATTTATTTAAAAACTTTTATTTACAATGAAAAGAGTATTATTGACAGCAGCACTTTGTATGGCGTTTTCAGCTTCGTTTGCACAAAAGAAAGCTGTAAGTGAAGCACAGAGTTTGGCAAAGGGATCAAATCCTAATTTTGCAGAAGCCAGATCAATGATCAAAGGCGCTCTGGAAAATGCAGAAACGAAAGATCAGGCAAAGACATGGTACGTAGCTGGTTTCATCGAAGATCAGGAGTTCAGTATGGAAAGAACAAAACAAATGTTAGGTAGCCAGCCGAACGAACCGGTTATGTACACGGCTTTAGCAAACATTCTTCCGTACTTGGAAAAAGCTTATGAGTTGGATCAGCTTCCAAACGAAAAAGGAAAGATCAAACCGAAGTTCACAAAGGATATTAAGAGCATTTTAAGTGCTAACCATGTATATTACATCAACGGTGGTGCTTATTACTTCGATCAGAAAGATTATCCAAAAGCATATGATTTCTTCCAGCAGTATTTGGAAATCTCTGATCATCCAATGTTCAAAGATACTCCGACAGCTGCCCGCGATTCTAACTTCATGACTGTTCAGTTCTATGCAGCAGTAGCCGCTACTCAGTTGAAGGATTCACAGAAAGCAATTGCAGCTTTGGAACGTGCAAAGAATACAGACTATCGTCAGAACGATGTTTACCAGTATTTGTGCTATGAATACGAACAGGCTAAAGATACTGTCAACCTGGAAAAGACTTTGAAAGAAGGTATGGAAAAATTCCCGGATGAAAAGTATTATATGCTGAGCTTGATCAATAACTACATCTATTCAAACAGAAACGAACAAGCTATTGAATATCTGAATTCAGCTATTCAGAAAGACCCGAACAATGCACAGCTGTATGATGTAATGGGCCGTGTATACGAAACAGGTGTAAAAGATTATGCAAAAGCTGAAGAATACTTCAAGAAAGCAGTAGAACTGGATGGTGAAAATCCGGATATCTTGGCTAACTTAGGTCGTGTATATTACAATCAGGGTGTAAATAAATTGGGTGAAGCTAACTCAATTACAGATACTCAGAAGTATCAGGAAGAATCAGCTAAAGCTAAAGCTTTGTTTGAACAGGCTATGCCATATTTCGAAAAGGCACACCAGATGAAACCTGAAGAAAGAGATTACATGACAGCTTTACGTGGTATCTACTATAACTTGAATATGGGTGATAAGTTTGATGCTATCGAAGCAGAAATGAACAAGTAATTTTATATTGATCATTCAATAACAGAAAGCCTGCTCTTCTTTGAAGGGCGGGCTTTTTTATTTGACAAAACCACAACACTAAAAACAGAATCTACGACTGCATTTTAATCAACTTCTAATTTGCATTAAGCCTTTTCTAATTGCTTTCATGACGGCACTGTAACTGGCATCATCTATTTTTGCTGCACATTAAATGAATAAGAGAGCATGAAAAGGATGATGATTTTATCGCTGTTTACGTCAGTCTGCCTATCTGTTTACGGACAAGAGATTACGCAACAGCGGGTGACACTTCAAGAGGCTGAACAGTGTTTTATGACAAACAATCTGCAATTACTGGCTGCACACTATGAAATCAGTAAAGCAGACGCGGCTATTATCCAGGCCAGACTGTTTGAGAATCCTGTAATTTCGTTTGAGCAGAATGTTTATAACCGGCTAAACGGGCGTTATTTTGACTTTGGAAAAGACGGACAAACGGCAGTAGAACTGGAACAACTGATTTATATTGCCGGACAATACAACAATCGCATAAAACTGGAAAAAGCCAATAAAGAGATAGCTCAATATCAGTTTGAGGAAGTGGTTAGAACTTTGCGTAGCGAGCTCAAGAAAGACTTTATCCGTCTTTTCTATGCAATCCAGTCGCAACAGATCTATGAAACTGAAATCAGCTCGTTGGCAAAGGTTATTGAAACAGTCGGCCAGCAACACGAACAAGGGAATATTTCCTTACTTGAGCGAACTCGACTGGAAGCGTTATTACTCTCACTCCAGAAGGATAAGAATGAACTTAGCAGTCAGATTATTGATCTGCAGGCAGCCGTTAAGCTCCTGATGGGAATGCCAGCCGACCAACCCCTCGTTCCTTTCCTGAATGAATCCTTCTTACCATCTGTTGATCTGAAACATATTCCTTTCTCTGATTTACTGGAATTCATGCAAGTCAGGCCTGACGTCAAGCTGGCTGAAGCCCAGATACAAACATCTGTAGCAAACCAGAAACTTCAGAAATCATTAGCGTTCCCCGAAGTAAGTATAAAAGGGACGTACGACAAAGCAGGAAACTTTATCAATAACTATTGGGCAATCGGCGTGAATGTATCCATTCCCATTTTCAATCGAAATCAAGGAAATATAAAAGCTGCACGATTTGCCGTAAAACAGTCTCATAAACAAGAAGAACAGGCCAGAAGAGAAGCCGAAAATGAATTATTTTCAACTTACTCTCGCTTAGACAAAGCCCTTGAACTGTACAAAAAGACGAATTGTGAACTAACCGACAGACTGTCTGAGATAATTCGTGGAGTCAATCAGAATTTTCTGAAAAGGAATATCAGTCTGTTGGAATTCATTGATTATTATAACAGCTACAAAGAAATCTACTTGCAGATGAATCAGATCAAGCAAGATCTGTTTTTGGCAGTAGAAGATATTAATATCGTGACAGATCACAATGTATTCGTTTATTGACTTCTCATTTTAATAGGATACAAATAAAGAAATAAATTATGGAATATAAGAATTTATGGGTTTGCCTGTTGGTCTTACCCTTTGTCTTTTCGTGTACAAAAACTGGGAAAGAAGAACAAGAAAGCGAGCGTGAATTATTCTGCCTGACAGATAGTTTGAAACAAGTCATTAGCTTAGATACTGTTTTCTGCCAGCCATTAAAACGGGAACTATTATTGAACGGACGAATAGATTTTGATATGGATAAAGTTACTCCGGTCTATTCGATGTTAAGTGGCAATGTGGTGACTGTCAATGCCGCAGTTGGTGATTATGTAGAAAAGGGTAGTGTCTTGGCGTCAATACGAAGTCAGGAAATCGCTGAACTGTCTAAAGAACGCCAGGCAGCCGAACAACAAAAACGGGTAGCTGAAAGAAATCTGCAGGCGGCAGAAGATATGTACGCATCAGGTATGATTTCTGATCGCGACAGACTGGAAGCAAGCCAGGCTTTATCGGATGCGAATGCGGAATTACAACGAATACATAAATTGTATGATTTGTATCCGACCGATCATGATACCTATTATTTACTGAAGGCTCCGGTATCTGGTTTTATTACAGAAAGGAACATCAATGCCAATCGCTCAATCCGGCCAGATCAGGAAGAAGAGCTATTTACAATTGCAGGTTTAGAAAAAGTATGGGTTACAGCAGATGTTTATGAAAGCGATATTAATAAGGTAAAAGAAAAACAGCCTGTCAGAATAACAACTTTGACTTATAAAGATAAGGAATTTGCGGGAGAAGTGGATCGTATATACCAAGTATTGGACCAGGAAAGCAAAACGATGCGCATCCGAATCAAACTTGACAATCCAAAATATCTGCTGAAACCGGGTATGTTCGCGAATGTATATGTTACCCGGCAAGAAG is part of the Parabacteroides sp. AD58 genome and harbors:
- a CDS encoding efflux RND transporter periplasmic adaptor subunit, whose protein sequence is MEYKNLWVCLLVLPFVFSCTKTGKEEQESERELFCLTDSLKQVISLDTVFCQPLKRELLLNGRIDFDMDKVTPVYSMLSGNVVTVNAAVGDYVEKGSVLASIRSQEIAELSKERQAAEQQKRVAERNLQAAEDMYASGMISDRDRLEASQALSDANAELQRIHKLYDLYPTDHDTYYLLKAPVSGFITERNINANRSIRPDQEEELFTIAGLEKVWVTADVYESDINKVKEKQPVRITTLTYKDKEFAGEVDRIYQVLDQESKTMRIRIKLDNPKYLLKPGMFANVYVTRQEDEQMLPCIPATSVIFENGHQYVVIVSAQGSFQKREISIYKQNQTVCFVDKGLEQGDVLVNHNSLLVYNALK
- the gyrA gene encoding DNA gyrase subunit A — encoded protein: MVDQDRIIKINIEEEMKSAYIDYSMSVIVSRALPDVRDGFKPVHRRILYGMNMIGNTSDKKHLKSARIVGEVLGKYHPHGDSSVYGALVRMAQWWSMRYTLVDGQGNFGSMDNDSPAAMRYTEARLSKLAEEMLRDIDKDTVDFQLNFDDSLKEPTVLPTRIPNLLVNGASGIAVGMATNMPTHNLSEVLDGCMAYIDSRGEIDIEGLMQYIKAPDFPTGATIYGYDGVKEAFMTGRGRIVLRGKAEIEVENNHEQIIITEIPYQVIKSDLVKSIADLVNEKRIDGISDVTDESSRAGLRIVVDVKRDANAQVVLNKLYKMTALQSSFSVNNIALVNGRPRLLNLKDLIKAFVDHRHEVVIRRTRYDLAKAEERAHILEGLIIASDNIDEVIAIIKSSTSPQEAIERLMERFSLSDRQARAIVEMRLRQLTGLEQDKLRAEYEELEKQIAYLKEILENDDLCMKIIKDELQEIKDKYGDERKTDIIYASEDLNPEDFYADDEMIITISHMGYIKRTPLADFKAQGRGGIGVKGSETRDEDFIEYIYPASMHATMMFFTSKGRCFWLPVYQIPEGTKNAKGRAIQNLLNIEPDDKVQAFIRVKKLTTDTEFVNSHYLLFCTKKGIIKKTCLEAYSRPRQNGVNAITLREDDGLIQVCMTNGDREVLIANRNGRAIRFHESAVREMGRTASGVRGMTLDDDGMDEVVGMVCIKDKEKETTLVVSEQGYGKRSHIDDYRITNRGGKGVKTLNITEKTGKLVAFLNVTDENDLMIINKSGITIRTKVSDLSIIGRATQGVRLINLGKRNDEIASVCKVLTDSEEQAAAEKASGEAKDQSQAEMNNENIIQPREDNSSEE
- a CDS encoding tetratricopeptide repeat protein — its product is MKRVLLTAALCMAFSASFAQKKAVSEAQSLAKGSNPNFAEARSMIKGALENAETKDQAKTWYVAGFIEDQEFSMERTKQMLGSQPNEPVMYTALANILPYLEKAYELDQLPNEKGKIKPKFTKDIKSILSANHVYYINGGAYYFDQKDYPKAYDFFQQYLEISDHPMFKDTPTAARDSNFMTVQFYAAVAATQLKDSQKAIAALERAKNTDYRQNDVYQYLCYEYEQAKDTVNLEKTLKEGMEKFPDEKYYMLSLINNYIYSNRNEQAIEYLNSAIQKDPNNAQLYDVMGRVYETGVKDYAKAEEYFKKAVELDGENPDILANLGRVYYNQGVNKLGEANSITDTQKYQEESAKAKALFEQAMPYFEKAHQMKPEERDYMTALRGIYYNLNMGDKFDAIEAEMNK
- a CDS encoding TolC family protein; this translates as MKRMMILSLFTSVCLSVYGQEITQQRVTLQEAEQCFMTNNLQLLAAHYEISKADAAIIQARLFENPVISFEQNVYNRLNGRYFDFGKDGQTAVELEQLIYIAGQYNNRIKLEKANKEIAQYQFEEVVRTLRSELKKDFIRLFYAIQSQQIYETEISSLAKVIETVGQQHEQGNISLLERTRLEALLLSLQKDKNELSSQIIDLQAAVKLLMGMPADQPLVPFLNESFLPSVDLKHIPFSDLLEFMQVRPDVKLAEAQIQTSVANQKLQKSLAFPEVSIKGTYDKAGNFINNYWAIGVNVSIPIFNRNQGNIKAARFAVKQSHKQEEQARREAENELFSTYSRLDKALELYKKTNCELTDRLSEIIRGVNQNFLKRNISLLEFIDYYNSYKEIYLQMNQIKQDLFLAVEDINIVTDHNVFVY